The DNA sequence AAATCCGGAACAATCCGCAAAAATTTTGCACATTATTTCCGAATCCGCCTGAAATAATTTGAAAAAGGGATTCTGAAATAATGTGCTAATTTACAGAAGAGCTTTTACAACTAAACTCAAATGATAATCAAGGTGTTCGTTTTATGTTATTTAATGCTTATGTTGAAATGGATGATCTCAAAAAAGCGAAACAGCTATTAGACCGCTATCCAGATGATTTTTCAATCCATTTTGTTTACAACCGACTATTACTTGAACTTTTGGAAAACGGCCCGACAAAGAAGGCGGAAAAATTATTAAAAGAAGCGAAAAAACGAAATCCACACGTCATTAAATATTTGTATGATGGTCGTTGGGTGGATTCATCAATTCCTTACTTCACTCCTGGTGATGAAACAGAAGCGATTGTCTATGTACAAGATTCAGGTCATTTATGGTGGGATGATCCTTTAGATCGATTGCGACATTTATTATAATCCATAAGTTTCAGACTGAAATGAAAACTCATGTCTCGAGGCACGAGCCCGATGAAGAGCGGAGTTGTAAAAATACAGTAATGAAGCGCGATGCGGAGGAAGTAACTAAGAATGAAAGCGTTTATCAACAGTCTGAAATTTTAGGTTTTTTTGGACTAGCCAATAATTGGTGGGATTATTTGACAAATCCCATTTATTATCGAAGTTTATCAAGAAGATTATATTAGTAATAGGTTTTAGATCGAATTTTTTCATCTGAGAAAATAATTACATTTTCTCTAATTTATGAAGATATCTTTTACTGCTGATAAACCGGTTAGGTTAGACAATGTTTTAGAAGTAAATATTGGTCTTTGAAACATTACGTTAATTTCAGTCCAGATATTACTACTATTAACAACGGAACTAGTTCTAAATCTTCTTCGTAAAGTTTATTCACTTTCTCAATTAACTGAACATTTTTTAGCTTGAAGACTTATACATTCTAAGAAAAACTTTATCCATTGAGTCCAATTGCCTTTATAACGTGTATTTAGCGACAAATTGGGCCATTTATGGTGCGTTTTTTAACCAAGGACAAGTGTGTTTTGCATGACGGGGAGTAATGTTTGATGGGGAGAGAAAACCTACACAAGAAAGGTATCATTTTTCACTCCCCCATTTCCTTTACGTATTGTCAAAAATTTATAGATAAAATCTAGATGATTTATTGATATATAAGGTTTTATAAACAAAAAACTTGCCACCCCCATTGTTTTAGTGTATTAGTGAGGTAACACACACACCAATCCTAAAACAAAGGAAAATCACCAATAACGGAAATGTAAATATCAACTTGACTATTTTCTGGGTTCTTACAACGTTCATCATATACTTCAAAGTCTGTTAAGAATGCTCTTTTGTTTGTTTTCGACCATTCCCAAATATATTGCCATGCTTCCACAACAATTTCTGGTATAGATCCCTTTCTCGTTGTAAACACCACATATGGACATTCACGTATAAAAAAGCTTTTCATTCCAGTTGGTACTTGGTTAATCGTTGTCACTTCGGCACCGATAGCAAAAGTATAGGAACCAGCTTCATCTGATTCATAATTTGTATATATTGCTAGAATATTAGGGTTTTTCTTGTTTGGGATTTTTTCAATAATGCTATGTTTGTTAAAGCTTTGCCATAATGAAGGAATCACGCCTTCACCCTTCATTTCAGCCTCATTTGATGTAACGACAGGTTTGCCAATAAAACGAATTGGATCCAGCCTAGCAATTTTTTTTGTTTGAATGAATTGTGACAATAGATTCCATCCTCCTCCATTTTTGAGAATAATAATAAGTCTATTCGCTATTAATCCTTTAAATCCTTCCAAATTTTTTCTGTATGGACGATTAAAAAGTACGGTAATAAATAGTTTGTTTGAAGTTGGAGGAGGGCTGGTCCTATCGTCAGCTTCGTGAACAATTCGGGATCAAGAGCGATGCACAAATTGCTGAGTGGGTAAAGAAAGTAAAAAACAATGAGTTGTTGGAGGACAATCGTGGAAAATGGAACAAAAAGTACTTTAACAGCTTAGAAGAAGAGAATGCTTATTTGAAAGCGCAGGTGGAATACCTAAAAAAGCGCAATCCAAATCTACACGGGAAGGAGTGGTCTTAAAATCTGAAAGGTTTCAAATTATTGATGAATTAAGAAGAAAGCACCCACTTACATGGCGTTTCAAAATTGCTGAGGTTTCAAGAGCTGGATACTATAAATGGCGTAGTAATCGTTCAAAATCGTCTATACGTATGGAAAAGGACCTTTTGCTTAAAGAGCACATATTAGCGATTCACAAGAAACATCCCTACTATGGTTATAAGCGAATGACGAGAGCTTTATCCAGAGAGGGGATGGTTGTAAATCATAGCGTGTACGCCGTTTAATGAGGGAATTAGGAATAAAATCTGTCATTCGTAAGAAAAGACCGTTCTACGGGCATAGAGGTTCGGTTGTATTTCCTAACGTCCTAAATAGAGAATTTTACGCAGAGAACCGTTTTGAAAAGTTCGTAACCGGATATTACATATGTACGTGTGGGAGACCATTTTGCCTACCTATCAGCCGTTTTAGATTTGTATAACAATAAAATTGTTGCTTGGATATTATCTGAAAAGATTAAAACTCAAAACCGAGAGATTAAGTGCTGAAACCGAGAGATTAAGTGCTGAAACCGAGAGATTAAGTGCTGAAACCGAGAGATTAAGTGCTGAAACCGAGAGATTATCCGCTCAAACCGAGGGATTTTTGCTATAAACCGATAAATTATAGAACGAAACTAAGAGATTAAGGCTTGAACCCGATAGATTATGTTGCAAACCCGGTAGATGTCCGTGCAAACCTATAGATTAGTCGGCCAATTCAAGGGATTTTTAACGTAATCTGATTGAATAGGTCAATGAAGGGTCATCTCCCATTGACAACACTACCACTTTCTAATAATATGTAAATTATACGATAGATATAAAAACATAATAAAGGGGTGTTGAAGTTGTCTGTTCATAATAGTGTGCATTGTTCGTTTTGTGATTCGACGGATGTAGCAATAGTGTCTGCTTTTGGCACTGCGCAATTAGTTTCACAATATTATTGCCGCAAGTGTAAAAGTGTTTTTGAGTTTATAAGGTGGCAAACAGAGCAAGAGGCATGTAAGGAGGTGTAGTGTTATTGACGATTCAATATGTCGGAGTTGTCGGTTCTGGAACTATGGGGTCAGGAATTGCACAAATTTGTGCTCAAAATGGGTATTATGTATATCTTTATGATGTAAATGATACTATCGTTCAAAAATCATTATACTCTATTGAAAAGCGGCTGCAAAAAATGGTTGAAAAAGGGAAAATAACGAAAAAAGAATTGGAGCAATCAATGGAGAGAATTGAAGCGTGCACAGAATTATCGAACTTGAAAGCATGTGATGTTGTCATAGAAGCTGTACCGGAAAAATTGCCGTTAAAAAAAGAAATTTTTAGACAACTAGAAGGAGTTTGTTCGGAACAAACGATTCTAGCCACGAACACTTCTTCGTTTTCTGTAACAGATATTGCAAGCGCTGTCAATACCCCGGAACGAGTTGTTGGGCTGCACTTTTTTAACCCTGTTCCTTTAATGCCGCTTGTGGAAATTGTCAAAGGATTTAAAACTAGTGAAAAATGGATACATGTTCTTCTTCGGTTTGCTGACTCTTTGGGCAAGGAAGCAGTTATTTGCGAAGATACGCCAGGCTTTATTGTGAACAGGATTGCTAGGCCTTTTTATAACGAAGCATTAAAAATCGCTGGAGAGCGCTTAGCGTCTGTCGAGCAAATTGACATAATTATGAAAAAAGCCGGTCATTTTAAAATGGGGCCTTTTGAGCTGCAAGATTTGATTGGGATTGATGTCAATTTTTCAACGACGGAATCTGTCTACAATGGGTTTTTTGGGGAAGGAAGGTTTCGTCCGCACTATTTACAGCAGCGCATGGTGCAGTCTGGAAAAATTGGGAGAAAGGCTGGTGAAGGATATTTCCGTTATGAAAACTAAAACGTTGATAGGAGCGATTGTCGGAAGAGGACCGCTATCTGCACCGCTTGTCAAGCAAATGAAGACATTAGGTCACACCGTTATAGATAACGGTGAATGGCAACAAGGTTCTCATCTTGATTTTGTAGTAGAGACGACAAATGTCAACATGGAAGAAAAGAAGAAAAATTTAATGAAAATCGAAAACATCATTTCAGAAAAGACCCTTATTTTATCAACATGTCTTCGTATTACTGCGACAGAAGCAGCATCATGGCTGAAACATCCTGAACGATTAGTAGGCTTTGCTGCTTTTTCTACTTGGGAAGAAACGAATTTGATCGAAATCGCCCCGGCTTTACAGACCGATTTCGACTATGTCATAAAGGCGAAAAATATATTTCAAATGATGGGAAAAGAAGTAGAAGTAGTAGAGGATGGAGTCGGATGCGTGTTTCCGAGAATTTTATCCTTGATTATTAACGAGGCCGCTTTTGCACTTACAGAGAAAATCGCAACGCCAGAACATATTGATAAAGCTATGAAAAAAGGGACGAACTATCCAATGGGGCCGCTTGCATGGGCTGATCATGTCGGAATTGATGAGATTTATGCCGTTTTATCTGGATTATATAAAGAAATGGGAGAAGAACGTTATCGTCCTGCACCAATGCTAAGGAAAATGGTGTATGCAGGCTGGCTAGGAAAAAAATCAGGAAGGGGATTTTATTTATATGAATCATAAAGAAGGGATTATCAAATGAGAGAGGCAGTCATCATTGATGCAGTAAGAACGCCTATCGGTAGGTTTCATGGTGCTTTAAAAGATGTTCGTCCCGATGACTTAGCTGCCCATGTCATCAAGGAGCTTTTTAATCGCAATCCGATTGATCCTTCACTTGTGGAAGATGTTATTTTCGGTTGTGCCAATCAAGCTGGGGAAGATAATCGAAACGTTGCAAGAATGGCTGCTTTGCTTGCTGGAATGCCGGATACTGTTCCAGGTGTAACGGTCAATCGTTTATGTGGATCTGGTTTAGAGGCAGTAAATCAAGCGGCGATTTCCATTCAGGCTGGACTGGGCGATGTGTTTATTGCCGGTGGTACGGAAAGCATGACGCGCGCACCGTACGTCATGATGAAACCGCAGCTTGATGGGATTAGAAGCACACCTGTATTTTATGATACAACGCTCGGCTGGCGCCTTGTAAACGAAAAGCTTGCAGAGAAATATCCGCCAATCAGCCTTGGCGAAACGGCAGAAAACGTTGCCAATCGTTATCAAATTTCAAGAGAAGAACAGGACGAATTTGCGTTATTAAGCCAACAAAAAGCTGATAGAGCTATAAAAGAAGGGCGGTTTCAAGCTGAGCTTGTTCCGATCACAACAAAAAATAGAAAGGGAGAAGAAAAAGTTGTGGATAGGGACGAACATCCGCGGCCGGAGACAACATTGGAAGCGCTAGCTAAGCTTAAACCGGCTTTTGTGAAAGATGGAACGGTTACAGCAGGAAACTCATCAGGTATGAATGACGGAGCTTCCGCATTATTAATTATGGAAAGAACGACCGCAGAACAATTCGGATTTAAACCGCTTGCCCGTTTTATTACATGTGCGGTAGCTGGGGTTCATCCATCTTATATGGGGCTTGGTCCTATTCCAGCCACACAAAAAGCTTTAAGGCGTGCACAGTTAACGGTTGATCAGCTCGATTTGATTGAAATGAATGAAGCATTTGCTTCCCAATCAATCGCCTGTATGAAAGAACTGCGGTTTCACAAAGACAAAGTGAATGTTAACGGAGGAGCAATCGCTTTAGGCCATCCTTTAGGCTGCAGCGGAGCGCGTATCGTGACGACACTCGTTCATGAGATGCAGCGCAGGGATTCCCGATATGGGCTTGCAACTATGTGTATTGGGGTTGGGCAAGGAATAGCAACCATTATAGAAAAATTATAGAGGGAGGAAGTTCAATGAAAGTTAAAAGCCACTACCCGTTATTTATAAATGGGGAATATGTCGATAGCAAAAATGGGGAACGATTTGACGTAGTGAATCCAGCAACAGAAGAGGTAATCGCAACGGCAGCTAAAGCAGCAAAAGAAGATGTAGATAAAGCGGTTCAGGCGGCTCGGACAGCTTTTGAATCTGGAAAATGGCCTAAAATGACAGCAGCAAAACGGGCTCGTATTTTAAATAAAATTGCCAGTATCATGAGAGAGCGCTTCGATGACTTAGTCAATGCCGAAGTATTAAATAGCGGCAAAACAGTGGATGCGGCGAAAGGGCAAATTAATCAGGCAATTGAAGACTTTGAGTTTTATGCAGCTGCTGCCATCACCTTACAAGGAGACGTGAATCAAGTTCCGAACGGCTTTTTTAACTATACTGTCAAAGAGCCGGTAGGTGTATGCGGACAAATTATTCCTTGGAATTATCCGCTGATGATGGCTGCATGGAAAGTGGCACCTGCTCTAGCTGCTGGTTGTACCGTTGTGTTAAAACCGGCAAGCTATACTCCGATCACAGCTTATATGCTGGCAGAAATTTGCCTTGAAGCAGGTGTTCCGAACGGAGTCGTCAATGTCATCACAGGGAGTGGTTCGGAAATTGGCCCATACATGACACAGCATCCAGGAATTGATAAAGTGGCCTTTACAGGTGAAACGGAAACGGGTAAGGACATTATGAAGCGTGCTTCTGATACGTTAAAGCGCGTTACGTTAGAGTTAGGCGGAAAATCGCCAAACATTGTCTTTGATGATTGCGATCTAGAAGAAGCTGTAAATGGTTCACTTTTTGGAATATTCTATAATACAGGCCAATCTTGTGAAGCGCGTTCTCGCTTGTTTGTCCATGAGAGCATTTACGATGAATTCATGGAGATGTTTCTCGAAAAGGCTTCCCGTGTTCGTGTTGGAGATCCATTTGCAAAAGGTGTCCACATGGGCGCTGTTATTTCGAAAAGCCATCAGGATGTGATTGATGGCTATGTCAAGCTAGCTGTGGAAGAGGGAGGGGAAATTCTTTATGGAGGTAAAGTGCCTGAAGGAGGAGAGTTTAGAAAAGGATATTGGTATATGCCTACAATAATCGGCAACGTTACAAACGATATGAGAGTAGCTCAGGAGGAAATCTTTGGTCCTGTCGTTGTTGTAATGAAATTTTCTGAGGAAGAAGAAGTGATTCGTCAAGCAAATGATACGATCTTCGGATTAGGGTCTTGTATTTGGACAAAAGATCATGGAAGAGCCCATCGTGTGTCATCACGTATTCGTGCTGGAATTGTCATGGTGAATTGTCCGATTTCAGCCTTCCCTGGAACACCATTTGGAGGATATAAGCAATCAGGCTTTGGCAGAGAGCTAGCGCTTGAAACTCTAAATCTTTATATGGAAACTAAGAGCGTCGTTTCTTATGTCGGCGGTAAACCGTTAAATATGTTTGGAATCTAGTATTATGTTTTTTGGAATATCATGGAAAAAGTACAAAATTACTGTTGGAAAAATTGCGAAAATTAGTTATATTATATTTATTAGACGTAAGTCTAAAAAATAGGCTCTTTTCTAAAAGATTGTTGCTTTACAACTATAGCTTTTCGACTATCCAGGCAAGCGACACGCTTGCTATGTCACACTTATTTTGAAGAAGCAGCGTGTATTTGATCTACAAACTGACATATCGGTTAAATAGGGCCGATATGTTTTTCTTTCCTAGCAGAATACAAATGATGAAATCGGTTGATTCCGAAAAAATTGTTCCAACACCCATACACTTGTAAAAGCAGCATTTGTTCCATCATAATAAAAAATGAGACAAAATCCAAAAAAAGACAGGTGTAGCAGTTATGAAACCAAGATCTTTAATGTTCACTTTATTTGGTGAGTACATTCAGCATTATGGCAATGAAATTTGGATTGGCAGCCTTATTAATATGATGTCCCATTTTGGTATTTCAGAATCTTCTATCCGCGGGGCCGCTTTAAGAATGGTACAGCAAGATTTCTTCCAAGTGAGAAAAATTAAAAATAATAGCTATTATTCTCTTACCAATAAAGGGATGAGAACAATGCTCGATGGATTCACCCGGGTTTATAACAAAAAAAGCGACAAATGGGACGGACGCTGGCGGATTTTAACATACTCTGTTCCAGAAGAAAAAAGAGATCTCCGCAACCAAATTCGAAAAGAGCTGAGCTTAATGGGGTTTGGCTTCATTTCCCACGGGACATGGGCTAGTCCGAATCCTGTTGAGCAGCAAGTAATGGAATTAATTAGAGACTATCATTTGGAGCAATATGTTATTCTTTTCAGTTCGAGTTCGGTCGTATCCCATACCAACGAGGATCTAATTGAAAAAGGATGGGACTTTGCTGCGATTGGGAAAGAGTACGAGGCATTTATTGAAATTTATCAAACGAAATATGATGAATATAAAAAGCGGGCTTGGAATAATGAATTGAGTGATGAGGAATGCTTTATTGAGCGAACAAAGCTCGTACACGAATATCGGAAATTATTTTTTGTTGATCCAGGGTTTCCGAATGATCTTTTACCTCCTGATTGGAATGGTACGAAAGCAAGGGAACTCTTTTTCAACACTCATCAGCTTTTGTCAGTGCCAGCAATCAGATATTTTGAAAAGGTGTTTGAAAAAGCTCCCGATCATGAACTTGTTCCAAATCGTGATAAGGCTATCAATCCTTTTGTCGTTTAATGGAAATAGATGAAGTGGGTGATCTAAATATGTCCAACACTCCTTTTGAAAAATTAACAGAAAATATATATCGGATTCCGATTCCTGTACCTTTTCCGATGAAATATATTTATTGCTATTTGTTTAAGGAACAAGATGGGTGGAGCCTTGTCGATACAGGCTTCAACTACCCGGAAGCAGTAAATGCGTGGAAAAATGTCTTCGAACAGCTACGCATTCAACCTGAACAGATTTCAGCTATTTATTTGACTCATTTCCACCCAGATCATTTTGGGTTAGCTGGCTGGATGCAAGAATTAACGGGAGCTCTTGTGTATATGAGCAAAGTAGACATTATCATGGCAGAGCGTGTTTGGGGAAAAAACAGCCAACAGTCAGATGCAGTCGGTGCTATTTACCGCCAAAATGGTGTGCCAGAACGTCTAGCGGAGCAAATTGAAGAAAATATGAAAAAGCTAAGTGAACATGTTCAGCCTTTTCCTTCGCTCACGATTCTAGAAGAGGAAGAGGTCCGATTAGGAGGGATGATTTGGAAAGTCATTTCCGTTCCAGGTCATAGTGATGGAATGATCAACTTTTATCAGCCGGAGAAACGGATCCTTCTTGCAGCTGACCACGTATTAGATAAAATCACGCCTAATATTAGCTTATGGCCTGGGGGGAGCGCCAATCCGCTAGAAGATTATTTTTCTTCTCTGAATAAAGTCGCTGCATTGAATATTCGTTTGGCTTTCCCAGCGCACGGAAAAGTCATTGATGAATTCTCTGAAAGAATTTTGGCAATTCGCCGCCATCACGATAAGAGGCTAAAACAAATGTTTTCCCTCGCATTACGAGATCAAACCGCTTATGAAATTGCCGGCAAAGTGTTTAGCAATAAACAGCTATCCCCGCATCAATGGAGGTTTGCAATTGCTGAAACCTTAGCTCATTTAGAATATCTCGTGTTGAATGATGAATTAATGAAAACGGAACGAAATGGTACGATCTTTTATAGACAAAATACCGAAAAGAGCGCATAGTTTACAGGCTGCGCTCTTATTTATTGTGACCGTTGATCGTGTTATTTAAGACTGAAAAGATTGACAAGTGATGCGAAGATATTTTTTGTTAGCTTTTCGTTTTACGGTATCCTGCCTCATTTAACTTAACCCTCGAAAATTCTACAAAATCAAAAATCTGCTTGTCCTTCGTCTCCTTCAGCATGAGTTAAACGATTCATATGGAAGTTTAGATGAAATGCTGCGGCCTTAAAAAATGACGGCTATATTTTATAAAATTTATACGATCGTTTAATTAAACCATTAATAATGTTTTCAAATATGTCCGTGATGAGAAAGAGAATGCGGTATTGTAAATACGCCAGAACCCTGTAAAAAGACTGTTTTTATATATATGAAAATGAAATTTTTTGACTTTTTTAAATTTTTAGTATTGACACGGATTGTTATTACATCTTATTATGTAATTAAGACGATAAATAAAAAAACATAATATCGAGAGGTGGGAAAATGGATCATTCAGCACTTTTAAAAGAGAAGGTTCAAAATGGTTTTATCGTGGAAGGTATAGATGACATGAACGAGGAATACTTGCAAGCATTAAAGCAGACGCTCGTCATTGTCGGAGATACCGAGCTATTAAGCGTTCCTCCATTGCTTACAGTTTATAATCAAGCCCCATCATTAAACAGCAAGATTACCGCATTAGCTATTATGCAGGATGAAATCGGTCATGCCCATATTGCTTATCGTCTCTTAAAAGATTTAGGCGAAAATACAGATGAGCTTTTATACAATAGGGAACCGCATCGCTTTAAAAACCCATATGCATTTGATTTTGAACTTTCCAACTGGATTGAGCTTGGTGTATTTAATGCTTTCTTCGATCGAGCTGGATATACCTTGTTGGGAGATGCCTTTGAGTATACTTCATACGGTCCATGGAAACGAGCGCTAGTTAAGGTGGATAAAGAGGAATTATTCCACTTGCGCAATGGGGAAATCATCATGAGAACCGCCATGAAAGATCCAAAGCTGAAAGACGAAGTACAAAAGGCTGTTGACTGGATGTTTTTAATGGCGCTTGAATTCTTCGGTGTTGAAGACCGTTTGAAAAGCCGTTCCGCACAGCTTGAGTACCGCCTGAAAGGAAGTACAAATGACGAGCTGCGTCAAAAATGGCTGTCAACAGCGGTTCCGTTCTGTGAATCAATTGGCGTGAAAGTGCCAGCTCATTATGATGAAAAGCAGCAAAAATATGTGTTAGAGGTTCCTTTCCCTTGTAAATTTGATCCAGAAAACAAAAAATGGTTATTTGACCAACCAGACACGTGGGACAATGTCATTAATCGCTTTAAGCAAAGGGGACCAAAAAACAAACAGTTTGTGGAAAGAATTCAGAAGGGATATAAAGAAATGGAAAACTGGCGAAAAGAGGCGGTGTAATGGCGCTTAAAACGAAGGATATCCAAAAATACTGGGAAGCTTTAAAGGAAGTCATGGACCCTGAATTTCCAATCAGTGTTGTCGATATGGGATTGATATACGGTTTAGAAAAAAACGGCAGCGAGATTGATGTCACGATGACTTATACTTCTGTTTCTTGCGCCTGCATGGAATGGATTGAAGGAGATATTAAAAAACGTTTGCTGGAGGAGGAAGAAATACAATCGGTAAATATTCATGTTGTTTGGGATCCCCCTTGGACCGTTGACCGCTTGAGTCCAGAAGGTAGAGAAAAATTAAAATATTGGGGGGTAAGTGCAAAATGATAACAAAGAACGAAACAAGAGCAGCTTTTGATGTATTTGCCCGCATTAACAGGGGAGATCACTTAATGTATATCGGAACAGTTGAAGCAGAGAATAAAGAATTAGCGAAAATATATGCTGCTTATACGTACGATGAAGAGGACTGGACGGAAATGGTTGTCGTTGACAGAAGTGAGATGGCATGGGTGAAAAAAGCAGATTGGCTATTTGCAGAAAAAGGGGCGAATTGAAATGAGTGAGTTGAAAGCACATGTTCAACCATTTATTGAGTTATTGGAAACAATTGCCGACAACAAATATGTGCTTGGTGACCGTTTAATAGAAGTCGGTGTTAGCGGACCAGATTTAGGAGCGACATTAGCTTCTGTTGCGATGTCCCAAGGGGAATTAGGCCATGCGAGACTGTTTTACAATTGGAGTTTTGATTTAAAGCATCGGGATGAAAGAAAGCAGAAAATAGACATTAAAGAGCAAACGGGGAAAGCGTTTTCGAAAGTAGTCGGTGTCGATAATTGGATTTCCCTCATTGCAGCCATTTATACCGTTAATACTGGAATTCGGATTGTATTAGAATCGCTTGAGGATGCGGATCATAAAGTTTCTTCACGAGTTGTCAAAATGGTTCGTGAACAACATGAACATATTGAGTATGCAAAG is a window from the Bacillus alveayuensis genome containing:
- a CDS encoding ring-1,2-phenylacetyl-CoA epoxidase subunit PaaA (product_source=KO:K02609; cath_funfam=1.10.10.720; cog=COG3396; ko=KO:K02609; pfam=PF05138; superfamily=47240), with protein sequence MDHSALLKEKVQNGFIVEGIDDMNEEYLQALKQTLVIVGDTELLSVPPLLTVYNQAPSLNSKITALAIMQDEIGHAHIAYRLLKDLGENTDELLYNREPHRFKNPYAFDFELSNWIELGVFNAFFDRAGYTLLGDAFEYTSYGPWKRALVKVDKEELFHLRNGEIIMRTAMKDPKLKDEVQKAVDWMFLMALEFFGVEDRLKSRSAQLEYRLKGSTNDELRQKWLSTAVPFCESIGVKVPAHYDEKQQKYVLEVPFPCKFDPENKKWLFDQPDTWDNVINRFKQRGPKNKQFVERIQKGYKEMENWRKEAV
- a CDS encoding metal-sulfur cluster biosynthetic enzyme (product_source=COG2151; cath_funfam=3.30.300.130; cog=COG2151; pfam=PF01883; superfamily=117916), whose protein sequence is MALKTKDIQKYWEALKEVMDPEFPISVVDMGLIYGLEKNGSEIDVTMTYTSVSCACMEWIEGDIKKRLLEEEEIQSVNIHVVWDPPWTVDRLSPEGREKLKYWGVSAK
- a CDS encoding glyoxylase-like metal-dependent hydrolase (beta-lactamase superfamily II) (product_source=COG0491; cath_funfam=3.60.15.10; cog=COG0491; pfam=PF00753; smart=SM00849; superfamily=56281) — encoded protein: MSNTPFEKLTENIYRIPIPVPFPMKYIYCYLFKEQDGWSLVDTGFNYPEAVNAWKNVFEQLRIQPEQISAIYLTHFHPDHFGLAGWMQELTGALVYMSKVDIIMAERVWGKNSQQSDAVGAIYRQNGVPERLAEQIEENMKKLSEHVQPFPSLTILEEEEVRLGGMIWKVISVPGHSDGMINFYQPEKRILLAADHVLDKITPNISLWPGGSANPLEDYFSSLNKVAALNIRLAFPAHGKVIDEFSERILAIRRHHDKRLKQMFSLALRDQTAYEIAGKVFSNKQLSPHQWRFAIAETLAHLEYLVLNDELMKTERNGTIFYRQNTEKSA
- a CDS encoding hypothetical protein (product_source=Hypo-rule applied; cath_funfam=2.30.42.10; superfamily=48179), producing MITKNETRAAFDVFARINRGDHLMYIGTVEAENKELAKIYAAYTYDEEDWTEMVVVDRSEMAWVKKADWLFAEKGAN
- a CDS encoding 1,2-phenylacetyl-CoA epoxidase catalytic subunit (product_source=COG3396; cog=COG3396; pfam=PF05138; superfamily=47240), producing the protein MSELKAHVQPFIELLETIADNKYVLGDRLIEVGVSGPDLGATLASVAMSQGELGHARLFYNWSFDLKHRDERKQKIDIKEQTGKAFSKVVGVDNWISLIAAIYTVNTGIRIVLESLEDADHKVSSRVVKMVREQHEHIEYAKQWAERLLNDEGAVPYKFRESLNELIDEVSEWLGRVEANEKLQSQGILPRNAGLIDKFKEELKAVNSENVISVQ